One Silurus meridionalis isolate SWU-2019-XX chromosome 10, ASM1480568v1, whole genome shotgun sequence genomic window carries:
- the si:dkey-234i14.3 gene encoding fibulin-7-like: MMYSVGIFWIILITCQMLGSQSQECVSRQEVQRALRHVHKLLSAQETTFLHSVRSLRKKLNLLYNNTLKNSSNCSSETPICPPPNPPANGRMLGQVFKVGHEVHFLCNHGFQLSGPETRECLDSLSWSGEEPACKIVDAGTHNNLTASIPISTSSPSPPSVLAYVHPSHCIESQGSMQCTCDQGYSVSSQDRSLCTDIDECELFRMTQPGRLCLHMCMNTAGSYYCQCPTGYSVKDERSCQDINECERGTHNCTKDQECVNTNGGHKCILVECPHFHDASYVKTSPLQCERNPCVKRNKACLQAPVSISFHFMSVLSNMSTPRILLRVSATRMLGDTMRFGLVENPGAGLFTLQRSGRLSAELVQAESVQGPATLEVEVEMSELEKKTLLGRYVTKVTIFVSPYSF; encoded by the exons ATGATGTACAGCGTTGGAATATTTTGGATCATTTTAATCACATGCCAGATGCTCGGATCTCAGAGCCAG GAGTGTGTGAGCAGGCAAGAGGTCCAGAGAGCTCTACGGCATGTCCACAAGCTGCTCTCAGCACAAGAGACCACCTTCTTACACAGTGTACGCAGTCTGCGCAAGAAACTCAACCTGCTATACAACAACACACTCAAAAACAGCAGCAACTGCAGCTCAGAAACAC CAATATGTCCGCCTCCAAACCCACCAGCCAATGGCAGGATGCTGGGCCAAGTGTTCAAAGTGGGCCATGAGGTTCACTTCCTCTGCAACCATGGTTTCCAGCTGTCAGGGCCAGAGACTAGGGAGTGTCTGGATTCCCTCAGCTGGAGTGGAGAGGAGCCAGCCTGCAAGA TTGTAGATGCTGGAACGCACAATAATCTTACTGCCTCCATACCCATATCTACTTCATCTCCTTCTCCACCATCAGTTTTGGCCTATGTGCACCCCTCCCACTGTATTGAGTCTCAGGGCTCTATGCAGTGCACATGTGATCAAGGCTACAGTGTCTCCAGCCAGGACAGAAGCTTGTGCACAG ACATTGATGAATGCGAGCTCTTTCGTATGACCCAGCCTGGCCGTCTGTGTTTGCACATGTGTATGAACACAGCTGGAAGCTACTACTGCCAATGTCCCACTGGCTACAGTGTCAAAGACGAAAGGAGTTGCCAAG ATATtaatgagtgtgagagaggaacTCACAACTGTACCAAAGACCAGGAGTGTGTGAACACTAATGGAGGCCACAAATGCATACTAGTCGAATGCCCTCACTTCCACGATGCTTCTTACGTCAAGACCTCACCACT GCAATGTGAGCGAAATCCCTGTGTCAAGAGAAACAAAGCTTGTCTCCAGGCTCCCGTCTCCATCTCCTTCCACTTCATGTCAGTGTTGTCAAACATGAGCACTCCCCGCATTCTGTTACGGGTTTCAGCGACCCGCATGCTGGGAGACACCATGCGCTTTGGACTGGTGGAAAATCCGGGCGCAGGGCTTTTTACCCTTCAGCGCTCGGGCAGACTGAGTGCGGAGCTGGTACAGGCGGAGTCGGTGCAAGGCCCTGCAACGCTGGAGGTTGAGGTGGAAATGAGTGagttggagaaaaaaacactgctgGGACGTTATGTTACAAAGGTTACAATCTTCGTGTCCCCATACAGCTTCTAA
- the urahb gene encoding 5-hydroxyisourate hydrolase b — MDSPLVTHVLNTADGVPAARIALSLHRLDPQMALWNLITSETTDENGHCSELITRKDFTTGMYKLRFETGQYWENLGQNSFYPYVEIVFTITDLDQRFHVPLHLSRYTYSVYRCSCRQ; from the exons ATGGACAGTCCTCTTGTTACTCATGTTCTGAACACTGCAGATGGGGTTCCTGCAGCACGCATAGCACTCAGTCTGCATCGTCTAGACCCTCAGATGGCTCTCTGGAACCTTATCACTTCTGA AACCACAGATGAGAATGGCCATTGTTCAGAGCTCATCACCAGAAAAGATTTCACTACAGGCATGTACAAATTACGTTTTGAGACTGGACAGTATTGGGAAAATTTGGGCCAAAACAGCTTTTACCCATATGTAGAG ATTGTCTTCACAATTACAGACCTGGACCAGAGGTTTCATGTGCCTCTACATCTCAGCAGATACACGTACAGTGTCTACAGGTGTAGCTGTAGACAGTAG